One window from the genome of Gadus macrocephalus chromosome 7, ASM3116895v1 encodes:
- the LOC132460676 gene encoding uncharacterized protein LOC132460676 isoform X1 — translation MEGRCLAEACRKSSKLHCTEIDEGKREKIFKYFWRKLDWKERKIYVKSLVEVSDVKRRRTEAVQSRRSASLCCFLCVDGRRLRVCQRMFLSTLGIKQWSFLKWVGRRDESPEKTARVRVRTEEQDFLKSFLLELPKVPSHYCRSSSSKMYLEPLFKSINHLHSQYKQTCAANGIQPLSRQVFSNTFKELNLSLFHPKKDQCDTCCAFKAGNIEAAVWEEHCVKKDEARAEKERDKQLANNTTLVACMDLQGLLLCPKLQASALYFKMKLGVHNFTIYNMASHEATNYLWHEVEGGVSANEFASCIVDYLETHLTYTEFILWSDGCGYQNRNLVLSNALLKFATERKKQVTQKYLQRGHTQMECDSVHSVIERKLRNRDVHVPAEYAAVIRGARSSPKPYELKYVDYSFFQDFSKVKICKSIRPGSKAGDPTVHDLRAVRYNVDGSMEFKLLHSDNWQPFTSPSLRKACVSVAPLYTSPQKIKALKFKHLQELKHVLPKDFHPFYDALDHE, via the exons atggaGGGGCGGTGCCTGGCTGAGGCCTGCCGTAAATCCAGCAAACTACACTGCACCGAAATCGATGAAGGGAAGAGGGAAAAAATATTCAAGTATTTTTGGCGGAAATTGGActggaaagaaaggaaaatctACGTGAAGTCACTGGTGGAGGTGAGTGATGTCAAGCGGCGCCGGACAGAAGCGGTTCAGTCTCGGAGGTCAGCAtctctctgttgttttttatgtgttgATGGTAGAAGGCTCAGAGTTTGTCAGCGGATGTTCCTGTCGACCCTTGGCATCAAGCAGTGGAGTTTTCTAAAATGGGTTGGAAGAAGAGATGAAAGTCCTGAGAAGACGGCAagagtgagggtgaggacaGAGGAGCAGGACTTCCTAAAGTCCTTTCTTCTTGAACTGCCGAAAGTACCATCGCACTACTGTAGGTCCTCCTCTTCCAAGATGTACCTGGAGCCTTTATTCAAGTCAATCAATCATCTCCACTCACAATATAAGCAGACATGTGCAGCCAACGGCATCCAGCCTCTGTCAAGACAAGTGTTCAGTAACACCTTTAAAGAATTAAATCTGTCATTGTTCCATCCAAAGAAAGATCAGTGTGACACTTGCTGTGCCTTCAAAGCCGGGAACATCGAGGCTGCTGTGTGGGAGGAACACTGCGTTAAGAAGGACGAGGCACGAGCAGAAAAGGAGAGGGACAAACAACTTGCAAATAACACCACCTTGGTTGCATGCATGGATCTGCAGGGCCTTCTCCTCTGCCCAAAGCTTCAAGCGTCTGCCCTCTACTTCAAAATGAAGCTTGGTGTCCATAATTTTACCATCTACAATATGGCATCACATGAAGCGACAAATTACCTTTGGCATGAggttgaggggggggtctctgcCAATGAGTTTGCCTCCTGCATTGTGGACTATCTTGAAACACACCTCACTTACACTGAATTCATTCTTTGGAGTGATGGGTGTGGTTATCAAAACCGAAACCTGGTCCTGAGCAATGCCCTCTTAAAGTTTGCCactgaaagaaaaaagcaaGTGACGCAGAAGTACCTTCAAAGAGGCCACACACAGATGGAATGTGACTCTGTGCACAGTGTGATCGAAAGAAAGTTAAGGAACCGAGATGTACATGTTCCAGCTGAGTATGCTGCAGTCATTCGGGGAGCTCGTTCAAGTCCAAAACCATACGAGCTGAAGTATGTTGATTACAGCTTTTTCCAAGACTTCAGCAAAGTGAAAATCTGCAAGTCAATTCGACCTGGTAGCAAAGCAGGCGATCCTACGGTGCATGACCTCCGAGCAGTCAG ATACAATGTGGACGGCAGTATGGAGTTCAAATTACTCCACTCCGACAACTGGCAACCCTTCACATCCCCATCCCTGAGGAAGGCGTGTGTCAGCGTGGCCCCACTCTATACATCCCCCCAGAAAATTAAAGCACTGAAGTTCAAGCACCTTCAAGAACTGAAACATGTCTTACCGAAGGACTTTCATCCATTTTATGATGCACTTGACCATGAGTGA
- the LOC132460676 gene encoding uncharacterized protein LOC132460676 isoform X2: MRRKIQLKVTVQIQLPMRILWKVIMTITLKVPVMTHLNTILKMTRNTHLSMKMLLMLLLLLTGEGQERGPTQTLGRVTFRKGEE, from the exons ATGAGGAGGAAG ATTCAGTTGAAAGTGACGGTGCAAATACAGCTGCCAATGAGG ATTCTCTGGAAAGTGATAATGACAATCACTCTGAAAGTGCCAGTGATG ACTCACTTGAACACGATCCTGAAAATGACCCGGAATACACACCTGTCAATGAAG ATGCTGTtgatgttgctgttgctgttgacCGGGGAAGGTCAAGAAAGAGGGCCAACCCAGACGCTTGGAAGGGTAACATTCAGAAAAGGAGAAGAATGA